One window of the Pedobacter ginsengisoli genome contains the following:
- a CDS encoding GNAT family N-acetyltransferase — MEYIQIKKATTYDLFTVQHIGRETFIETFADSNTEEDMSKYLENSFSDSRLTDELNNPDSLFYIAWEDDKPVGYLKLNTGIAQTELQDQKALEIERIYVKSSHLGKKVGQLLYEKALDVALQKNNSYLWLGVWEKNPRAIRFYEKNGFIAFDKHIFKMGDDEQVDIMMKREL; from the coding sequence ATGGAATACATACAGATTAAGAAAGCCACTACATACGACTTATTTACAGTTCAGCATATTGGTAGAGAAACTTTTATTGAAACATTTGCCGATAGCAACACAGAAGAGGATATGAGCAAGTATCTTGAAAACAGCTTTAGTGATAGTAGGTTGACAGATGAATTGAATAATCCAGATTCATTGTTTTACATTGCCTGGGAAGATGACAAGCCGGTTGGCTACTTAAAATTAAATACCGGAATAGCCCAAACAGAACTGCAAGATCAAAAAGCATTAGAAATTGAACGTATTTATGTGAAAAGTAGCCATCTTGGTAAAAAAGTTGGCCAGCTTCTTTACGAGAAAGCTCTGGATGTGGCTCTGCAAAAAAATAATTCTTATTTATGGCTGGGTGTATGGGAAAAAAATCCGCGGGCAATAAGATTTTACGAAAAGAATGGGTTTATTGCCTTTGATAAACATATATTCAAAATGGGAGACGATGAGCAAGTTGATATTATGATGAAGAGAGAGTTGTGA
- a CDS encoding cytochrome-c peroxidase, whose product MNGYTKAITTIIGYFILFTWTSISTSPYQLKYPVNFGNRISVPKDNPTTKEGVYLGRLLFYEPLLSANNKISCNSCHEQNRAFTDSEAFSIGVDRTLTNQGFPEAERNYFLNLVFNNL is encoded by the coding sequence ATGAATGGATATACGAAAGCAATAACTACAATTATCGGATATTTCATTCTATTTACCTGGACATCTATTAGCACCTCTCCTTACCAATTAAAATACCCTGTCAATTTTGGAAACCGGATCTCTGTTCCAAAAGACAACCCTACAACAAAAGAAGGCGTTTACCTTGGCCGATTACTTTTCTACGAACCTTTGCTTTCAGCAAATAACAAAATATCATGCAACAGCTGCCATGAGCAAAATAGGGCTTTTACAGACAGCGAAGCCTTTAGTATTGGAGTAGATAGAACCTTAACTAATCAAGGCTTTCCTGAGGCTGAAAGAAATTACTTTTTAAATTTAGTTTTCAATAATCTATAA
- a CDS encoding serine hydrolase domain-containing protein, with amino-acid sequence MNENKPDSVYLLFGEALRKQIPVVRWASIYKKQISGLLPLRDLSLVTWKDSIGIYKVTGKIPLQIMFGNMDKNGKMNTFAAVPSTETAKKMYKVSTDNKLINHLDSTVDKVVSAYIQTKGNVGISTAVFYKRNSYFYNYGERKIGTKSLPDNHTVYDIGSITKTFTSTLLALAVHQQKLTLETSITKFLPDSVAQNQALKNITFKELANHTSGLPRDADNLGSTVIDANQPYGNYRIKDLFSLLRHFKQTTMPGVKYGYSNIGVGLMGVLLERVYQRSYRELLQQYITAPLEMNETVCSIDTTKFNNLAEGYNNFYQPVAFYHLQAVEAAGAIKSSTFDLINYVKAQILTSDPDLDLAIKLTHQVTFDKKPDIVGLGWHYLPDAKNVITHSGGTGGYSSSICIDLNKQIAVVVLTNNTSTGYIVAKDLINLIH; translated from the coding sequence ATGAATGAAAACAAGCCAGACAGTGTTTATTTACTATTTGGAGAAGCTCTCCGGAAACAAATTCCAGTAGTTAGATGGGCCAGTATTTACAAAAAACAGATCTCTGGATTGCTACCTTTAAGAGATCTAAGTTTGGTAACCTGGAAAGATTCAATCGGGATATACAAAGTGACCGGAAAAATACCTTTGCAGATTATGTTTGGCAACATGGATAAGAACGGCAAGATGAATACATTTGCTGCAGTGCCTTCCACGGAAACTGCAAAGAAAATGTACAAGGTATCTACCGACAATAAACTTATCAACCACTTGGATAGTACAGTTGATAAAGTGGTTTCTGCATACATCCAAACCAAAGGTAATGTTGGGATAAGTACAGCTGTTTTTTATAAAAGGAATAGTTACTTTTATAACTACGGTGAGCGTAAAATAGGCACAAAAAGTCTGCCTGACAATCATACAGTATATGATATTGGTTCCATAACAAAGACCTTTACCTCTACCCTGCTTGCTCTGGCTGTTCATCAGCAAAAGCTAACTTTGGAAACATCAATTACCAAGTTTCTGCCCGATTCTGTGGCTCAAAATCAAGCGTTGAAGAATATCACGTTTAAAGAACTTGCCAATCACACCTCTGGCTTACCGAGGGATGCTGACAACTTGGGATCTACGGTTATTGATGCAAATCAGCCTTATGGTAATTATAGGATTAAGGACTTGTTTTCCCTTTTAAGGCATTTTAAACAAACAACAATGCCTGGCGTAAAGTATGGATATAGCAATATAGGTGTTGGGCTGATGGGTGTATTGTTAGAAAGGGTTTATCAAAGGTCTTATCGGGAACTTCTACAGCAGTATATTACTGCACCACTGGAAATGAATGAAACTGTCTGCTCCATTGACACTACTAAATTTAATAACCTTGCTGAAGGTTATAATAATTTCTATCAACCAGTTGCTTTTTATCACTTGCAGGCAGTTGAGGCGGCGGGTGCAATTAAAAGCTCAACATTTGATCTTATAAATTATGTAAAAGCTCAAATATTAACTTCCGATCCTGATCTTGATTTAGCGATAAAACTAACTCATCAGGTAACTTTTGATAAAAAACCTGATATAGTTGGGTTAGGATGGCATTATTTACCAGACGCTAAGAATGTTATAACCCATTCTGGAGGCACAGGAGGTTATTCCAGCAGTATCTGCATAGATTTAAATAAGCAAATAGCCGTGGTTGTTTTAACAAACAACACAAGTACTGGCTATATTGTGGCTAAAGATTTAATCAATTTAATTCACTAA
- a CDS encoding molybdopterin-binding protein: protein MKCFKPTLPLSLLIVLIAFTRLSAQDLTKQAAAAIKGEVKTELILTVTDVDKLPKTTIIQKDRADKEYTYSGVELGIVLKNAGVTMAEELKGKNLSKYLLVEASDGYQVVFSLAEVDPSFTSRKIILANRKDGYLLSPEEGPFHIIIEGEKRKPRNARQVISLTIKFTD from the coding sequence ATGAAATGTTTTAAACCAACATTACCCCTTAGCCTGCTGATTGTATTAATAGCCTTTACAAGGCTATCCGCCCAAGATCTGACAAAACAGGCTGCAGCAGCTATTAAAGGTGAGGTTAAGACTGAGCTGATATTGACTGTGACAGATGTAGACAAATTGCCCAAAACTACAATCATCCAAAAAGACCGTGCAGATAAAGAATATACTTATAGCGGTGTTGAACTGGGTATTGTTCTTAAAAATGCAGGTGTTACAATGGCTGAAGAGCTGAAAGGGAAAAACCTTAGTAAATATCTTTTAGTTGAAGCCAGTGATGGATATCAGGTAGTTTTTTCATTAGCAGAGGTGGACCCGTCGTTCACCTCTCGCAAGATTATTCTGGCCAACAGAAAGGATGGCTACTTACTATCACCTGAAGAAGGTCCCTTTCACATTATTATTGAAGGGGAAAAAAGAAAACCTAGAAATGCAAGACAGGTAATTTCGCTGACTATAAAATTTACGGATTAA
- a CDS encoding GntR family transcriptional regulator, whose amino-acid sequence MEFRENEAIYMQIAGYVTENIMLQKWLPEEKLPSVRELAADLQVNPLTVVRAYEFLQGKEVIANKRGIGFFIAGDAVQKVKNYSKERFLGQELPELFKSMYLLGISIEDIAERFEIFKAQNYQTK is encoded by the coding sequence ATGGAATTTAGAGAGAACGAAGCGATATACATGCAGATAGCAGGTTACGTAACTGAAAATATTATGCTGCAAAAATGGTTGCCTGAAGAAAAGCTACCCTCAGTACGTGAGTTGGCTGCCGACCTGCAGGTGAACCCGCTAACTGTTGTAAGGGCATATGAGTTTTTGCAGGGGAAAGAGGTAATTGCCAATAAAAGGGGCATAGGTTTTTTTATTGCAGGAGATGCAGTACAGAAAGTAAAGAACTATAGCAAGGAGCGTTTTCTGGGGCAGGAGCTGCCAGAGTTATTCAAAAGTATGTATCTGCTTGGCATTAGCATAGAAGATATTGCAGAGCGATTTGAAATTTTTAAAGCACAAAACTACCAAACCAAATAG
- a CDS encoding alkaline phosphatase family protein — translation MKIKALIVSLLVLAHTGLYAQRVVIVGLDGFSTEGFKATKHPNIDKLFEKGLITLTNRPVMPSVTLPNWTSHLTGQGPEEHGITANDWTLSNHPLKAIEIDQDGYSPSIFKLLKDKKPSAKTAFYYNWAELINPINKKYLNEISFEEGDQYQANYAKALKFIEQNRNDPTLVFLYSVHTDHAGHGFGWMSPQYIAAIEEVDVEIGSFIDKLKEQNLYNDTYFLLITDHGGIKKGHGGVSMNEMQIPWAITGKKIKNLGVTNSFFNSNKNTSLVLAKIFGLKDIPASWTGVAPTAIFK, via the coding sequence ATGAAAATAAAAGCTTTAATCGTATCGCTGCTGGTATTAGCACACACAGGTTTATATGCCCAAAGGGTTGTTATAGTTGGTCTTGATGGTTTTAGTACCGAGGGGTTTAAAGCAACAAAGCATCCCAATATAGATAAGCTTTTTGAAAAAGGACTCATTACCTTAACAAACAGGCCGGTAATGCCGTCAGTAACTTTGCCGAACTGGACAAGCCATTTAACCGGACAGGGACCTGAAGAGCATGGGATAACAGCTAACGATTGGACTTTGAGTAATCACCCCTTAAAAGCAATAGAAATTGATCAGGATGGCTATAGCCCTTCAATCTTCAAATTGCTGAAAGATAAAAAGCCAAGCGCTAAAACAGCATTTTATTATAACTGGGCTGAACTAATTAATCCCATTAATAAAAAATACTTAAATGAAATTTCTTTTGAAGAAGGAGATCAGTATCAGGCAAATTATGCCAAGGCACTCAAATTTATTGAGCAAAATAGAAACGATCCTACATTGGTATTTCTTTACAGTGTACATACAGATCATGCAGGTCATGGGTTTGGATGGATGTCGCCGCAATATATAGCTGCAATAGAAGAGGTTGATGTTGAAATTGGTAGTTTTATAGATAAGCTTAAAGAACAAAACCTTTATAATGACACCTATTTTCTACTCATTACAGATCATGGTGGCATTAAAAAAGGGCATGGTGGTGTAAGTATGAATGAAATGCAAATACCTTGGGCAATTACCGGTAAAAAAATCAAAAATCTAGGTGTAACCAATAGCTTTTTTAACAGCAATAAAAATACCTCTTTGGTCCTAGCTAAAATATTTGGCTTAAAGGATATTCCTGCATCATGGACAGGGGTGGCTCCAACGGCAATTTTTAAATAA
- a CDS encoding LLM class flavin-dependent oxidoreductase: MKKIGFLSFGHWSNHPAYNTRTAGDTLLQSIDLAVAAEEIGVDGAYFRVHHFASQLASPFPLLSAIGAKTSKIEIGTGVIDMRYENPLYMVEDAGAADLISEGRLQLGISRGSPEQVIDGWRYFGYAPQEGETDAEMGRRKALEFLDRLSGEGFAEPNPYPMFPNPPGLLHLEPHSEGLRERIWWGAASNATAVWAAENAMHLQSSTLKFDESGKPFHVQQAEQIRLYKEAWKNAGHEREPRVSVSRSIFALVNDQDRRFFGQEANRTDHFGMIEPGKNAIFGRSYAAEPDQLIKELAEDEAIQEADTLLLTIPNTLGVDYNVHVLSSVIEHVAPGLGWR; encoded by the coding sequence ATGAAAAAAATAGGATTTCTATCGTTTGGACATTGGTCTAACCATCCTGCTTATAATACCCGTACAGCAGGCGATACCTTGCTTCAATCAATTGATCTGGCAGTTGCTGCCGAAGAGATTGGCGTAGACGGGGCATATTTTCGGGTACATCATTTTGCTTCCCAGTTAGCATCACCATTTCCCTTACTTTCGGCTATCGGTGCTAAAACAAGTAAAATAGAAATTGGTACTGGTGTAATTGATATGCGTTACGAAAATCCGCTGTATATGGTAGAAGATGCCGGAGCTGCTGATTTAATTTCGGAAGGACGATTGCAGCTGGGCATCAGCAGAGGTTCGCCTGAACAGGTAATTGATGGGTGGCGCTATTTTGGATATGCACCACAGGAAGGGGAAACCGATGCGGAGATGGGCCGCCGAAAAGCACTGGAATTTTTGGATAGGCTAAGTGGTGAAGGGTTTGCAGAGCCGAATCCGTATCCTATGTTCCCTAACCCCCCAGGCTTATTGCATTTGGAACCGCACTCGGAAGGATTGCGGGAACGTATTTGGTGGGGAGCTGCATCCAATGCTACCGCTGTTTGGGCAGCCGAAAATGCAATGCACCTTCAAAGTTCTACACTTAAGTTTGATGAAAGCGGTAAGCCCTTCCATGTACAACAAGCTGAACAGATAAGGCTATACAAAGAAGCATGGAAAAACGCGGGACATGAACGTGAACCCAGGGTATCTGTAAGCCGATCTATTTTTGCATTAGTAAACGATCAGGACCGCCGTTTTTTTGGTCAGGAAGCCAACCGGACTGATCACTTTGGAATGATTGAACCGGGTAAAAACGCCATTTTTGGAAGAAGCTATGCCGCAGAGCCTGATCAACTTATAAAGGAATTGGCTGAAGACGAGGCTATTCAGGAAGCGGACACGCTGCTTTTAACGATACCGAACACATTAGGTGTTGACTATAATGTGCACGTACTCTCTTCTGTAATAGAGCATGTTGCACCCGGCTTAGGCTGGCGTTAA
- a CDS encoding sulfatase: MKYFFKKIGIVFFLIITGQSSLYAQSKPNIIVFLVDDMGWQDTSVPFWTKTTPFNQRYHTPNMERLAKEGMKFTNAYATPVCSPSRISLMTGMNAARHKVTNWTLQKDASVDAPDSLLTPPQWNVNGLSPVAGIANAVHATALPQLLKQSGYYTIHCGKAHFGAISTPAEDPINIGFDVNIAGHAAGGPGSFLGEENYGNEKDKPKEPWGVPGLQAYYGTNTFLTEALTIEALKALKKPVADNKPFFLYMSHYAVHVPYAADKRFIQKYLDAGLPQKEAEYAALLEGMDKSLGDIMDYLKEKNIDKNTVILFMSDNGGFSQAPPRSGKPHTQNLPLKAGKGSVYEGGIRVPMLVKWPGITKAGSVTDQYLIIEDFFPTILEIAGAKNNKPPQQIDGISFVGSLKSNKKNNYTRPLIWHFPNKWIAKDEFGINYRSAIRQGDWKLIYNMKTQAKELYNLKTDIGEQHDLSDKYPGKVDQLSLLLSQKLKSYDAQMPTLKSNQQPVPWP; this comes from the coding sequence ATGAAATATTTCTTTAAAAAAATAGGAATAGTTTTTTTCTTGATCATAACTGGTCAATCGAGTCTTTACGCTCAGAGTAAGCCAAATATCATTGTTTTTCTGGTTGATGATATGGGCTGGCAAGACACCTCAGTTCCTTTTTGGACAAAAACTACCCCATTTAACCAACGCTACCATACACCCAATATGGAACGATTGGCTAAAGAGGGTATGAAATTTACCAATGCTTATGCTACACCAGTGTGTTCCCCAAGTCGCATTAGTCTGATGACAGGTATGAATGCCGCACGACATAAAGTAACAAACTGGACATTACAAAAAGATGCCAGTGTTGATGCACCAGATTCTTTACTAACACCACCACAGTGGAATGTAAATGGATTATCGCCTGTTGCCGGTATTGCAAATGCAGTTCATGCTACAGCACTTCCTCAATTGCTAAAGCAGTCAGGCTATTACACTATACACTGTGGAAAGGCGCATTTTGGAGCAATCTCAACACCTGCTGAAGATCCAATTAATATAGGATTCGACGTCAATATCGCTGGTCATGCAGCCGGTGGCCCGGGAAGTTTTCTTGGGGAAGAAAATTATGGCAACGAAAAAGACAAGCCGAAAGAACCCTGGGGTGTGCCCGGGCTGCAGGCATATTATGGTACCAATACATTTCTTACCGAAGCGCTAACCATAGAAGCTTTAAAAGCATTGAAAAAGCCAGTAGCCGATAACAAACCATTCTTTTTATACATGTCGCATTACGCAGTGCATGTGCCTTATGCGGCCGATAAACGGTTTATTCAAAAGTACCTGGATGCCGGTCTTCCTCAAAAAGAAGCAGAATATGCTGCCTTGCTTGAGGGAATGGATAAAAGTTTGGGAGATATTATGGATTACCTGAAAGAAAAGAATATAGATAAAAACACAGTTATCCTATTTATGAGCGACAATGGTGGTTTTAGTCAGGCTCCTCCAAGGAGTGGAAAACCCCACACTCAAAACCTCCCGCTTAAAGCAGGGAAGGGTTCCGTTTATGAAGGAGGCATAAGAGTACCTATGCTGGTGAAATGGCCCGGTATAACAAAAGCCGGATCGGTAACTGATCAATATCTGATCATTGAAGATTTTTTTCCAACAATATTAGAAATAGCAGGTGCAAAAAATAATAAACCACCACAGCAAATTGATGGGATAAGTTTTGTAGGTAGTTTAAAAAGTAATAAGAAAAATAACTACACCAGACCATTAATCTGGCACTTCCCAAATAAATGGATCGCGAAAGATGAATTTGGCATAAACTACAGAAGTGCTATACGCCAGGGCGATTGGAAGTTGATTTATAATATGAAAACACAGGCAAAGGAATTATACAACCTGAAAACAGACATTGGTGAACAACATGATCTATCTGATAAATACCCTGGAAAGGTTGATCAACTTTCATTATTACTTTCGCAAAAACTTAAGAGCTATGATGCTCAAATGCCAACACTAAAAAGTAATCAACAGCCTGTTCCCTGGCCGTAG
- a CDS encoding pentapeptide repeat-containing protein, translating into MEMNMIGSKIAEARKQLNLSQAELAQRLFISPQAVGKWERGESIPDLITFNRLAKILGVDLNYFSEDFESASHVIQPEISITSRSSEANELVNFSGSNLPDTDFAGIIAHKRKFKGSALGGSDFSKADLTGSLFVASDLRGANFNGANLTDCTFSALDLTDGSFNKTILTRTEFSKSSLERVKFTDAKLIGAKLTKADLRTTIFENCVFEGVDFKYSDLSGVCFDRQIFKGVKFHNTALTGASFKGATLQNVSFRAQYALTNKYYRQLKTIHFDGAIMDKLTYAALKGVGVDLSGAIISELN; encoded by the coding sequence ATGGAAATGAATATGATAGGCAGTAAAATTGCCGAAGCACGAAAACAACTAAATCTGTCTCAGGCAGAACTGGCACAACGCTTATTTATCAGCCCGCAAGCTGTTGGGAAATGGGAGCGTGGTGAGTCGATTCCCGACCTGATTACATTTAACAGGCTGGCAAAGATTTTGGGTGTAGACTTGAATTACTTTTCAGAAGATTTTGAATCTGCCAGCCATGTAATACAACCCGAAATTTCAATTACGTCCCGCTCATCAGAGGCAAACGAATTGGTCAATTTTAGTGGGAGTAATCTGCCTGATACTGATTTTGCAGGCATTATAGCACATAAAAGGAAATTTAAAGGTAGTGCCCTGGGCGGTTCCGATTTTTCAAAGGCAGATTTAACAGGTAGTCTTTTTGTTGCCAGTGATTTGCGTGGAGCCAATTTCAATGGTGCCAACCTTACCGATTGTACCTTTTCTGCACTGGATCTGACGGATGGGAGTTTCAATAAAACAATATTAACACGCACTGAATTCAGCAAGTCCAGTCTGGAAAGAGTAAAGTTTACTGATGCCAAACTGATCGGTGCAAAGTTGACCAAGGCCGATCTTAGAACAACAATATTTGAAAACTGTGTTTTCGAAGGTGTAGATTTTAAGTATTCCGATCTGAGTGGTGTATGTTTTGACAGGCAAATATTTAAAGGCGTAAAATTTCACAATACTGCACTAACAGGTGCGTCATTTAAAGGCGCAACATTACAAAATGTGTCTTTCCGTGCGCAGTACGCACTAACCAATAAATATTACCGACAGTTAAAAACCATACACTTTGATGGGGCGATAATGGATAAACTTACCTATGCTGCACTAAAAGGCGTGGGAGTAGATCTATCCGGGGCTATTATTAGTGAATTAAATTGA